The following are encoded in a window of Brettanomyces bruxellensis chromosome 9, complete sequence genomic DNA:
- the MTD1 gene encoding NAD-dependent 5,10-methylenetetrahydrafolate dehydrogenase (BUSCO:EOG09263RW3), with product MSTQQQSMATPCKVVPASKIAQKYLKDVEQLTSKLDKPLTLVGLLANDDPAAKLYANWTGKTASKLGFNYKLVEIPQKDQLEEEIYQANRDDNVDGMIVYFPVFGDRQDQYLQQCVSIDKDVEGLNFQYISNMYHNVRFLDSDHKKKSILPCTPLAVVKILEYLGVYNNLLDYGDRLYGKTVTIINRSEIVGRPLAALLANDGATVYSVDINDIQIYERGDGLRLKQHQVKECTKSLEECAKSSDIIITGVPSKDYKFPTEYIKRGAVLVNFSSEKNFDGEAVKQVASMYVPMIGKVTIAMLLRNLLRLRINKYGSLEKPSEAKNDDNGEEEKSEN from the coding sequence ATGTCTACACAGCAGCAATCGATGGCAACTCCATGCAAGGTTGTGCCCGCAAGCAAAATAGCCCAGAAGTATCTCAAAGATGTCGAACAACTCACTTCAAAGTTGGATAAACCACTTACATTAGTGGGATTATTAGCTAACGATGATCCAGCAGCCAAATTGTACGCAAACTGGACCGGGAAAACCGCCAGCAAGCTTGGATTCAACTACAAGTTGGTGGAAATCCCGCAGAAGGACCAATTGGAGGAGGAAATCTACCAGGCAAACAGAGATGATAACGTTGACGGTATGATTGTATACTTCCCGGTTTTTGGTGACAGGCAGGACCAGTATCTACAGCAGTGTGTTTCCATAGACAAGGATGTGGAGGGCCTCAACTTCCAGTACATCTCGAATATGTACCACAACGTGAGGTTTTTAGATAGCGACCACAAGAAAAAATCCATTTTGCCATGCACTCCTTTGGCAGTGGTGAAGATTTTGGAGTATTTGGGAGTGTACAACAATCTGTTGGACTATGGCGATAGGCTCTACGGAAAAACAGTCACCATTATCAACAGATCGGAGATTGTCGGCCGGCCATTAGCCGCACTTTTGGCAAATGATGGTGCCACAGTGTATTCTGTCGATATTAACGATATTCAGATATACGAGAGGGGCGACGGACTCCGTTTGAAGCAGCATCAGGTGAAAGAATGCACCAAGAGTCTCGAGGAATGTGCCAAGAGCTCTGATATCATCATTACAGGAGTTCCATCCAAGGACTACAAGTTCCCTACAGAGTACATAAAGAGAGGAGCTGTTCTTGTGAATTTCTCGAGTGAGAAGAACTTCGATGGCGAGGCCGTGAAACAGGTTGCCTCCATGTACGTTCCTATGATTGGCAAGGTCACAATTGCCATGCTTCTTAGGAATTTGCTTAGGTTAAGAATTAACAAGTATGGATCGCTAGAAAAGCCTAGTGAGGCCAAGAACGATGACAATGGGGAAGAGGAGAAGTCCGAGAATTAG
- the BNA1 gene encoding 3-hydroxyanthranilic acid dioxygenase, whose amino-acid sequence MLPDPINIPKWLEKHGDLLKPPVNNFCLHRGGFTVMIIGGPNERTDYHINTTPEWFYQYKGGITLKVVDEGKFRDIEIGEQESFLLPANTPHSPVRYEDTIGIVVEQDRPNGVNDKMRWYCSKCKAQLYEGEFRCDDLGSQVKDTIDKFDSDINARTCKKCGHVNKSRPE is encoded by the coding sequence ATGCTTCCAGACCCAATTAACATCCCAAAGTGGCTTGAAAAGCACGGAGATCTTTTGAAGCCTCCTGTTAATAATTTCTGTCTTCACAGAGGTGGATTCACTGTGATGATTATAGGAGGCCCAAATGAAAGAACTGATTATCATATTAATACCACTCCCGAATGGTTTTACCAGTATAAAGGTGGTATTACTTTAAAAGTTGTCGATGAGGGCAAGTTTAGGGACATCGAAATTGGCGAGCAGGAGTCCTTTTTGCTCCCTGCAAACACCCCACACAGCCCTGTTAGGTACGAAGACACGATTGGCATAGTTGTGGAGCAGGATCGGCCAAATGGAGTCAATGACAAGATGAGATGGTACTGCAGTAAGTGCAAGGCTCAACTTTATGAGGGGGAATTCAGATGTGATGATTTGGGCTCACAGGTGAAAGATACAATTGACAAATTTGATTCTGATATCAATGCAAGGACTTGTAAGAAATGCGGACATGTGAACAAATCTCGTCCCGAGtga
- a CDS encoding uncharacterized protein (BUSCO:EOG09261H5E): MSTSNKSSGGSTNPPAMPDKAASSTPTPHLVDNVGQIDISNYDELVEGSARILFPKNQVFYNPVQQYNRDLSCLAIKAFTEMYQEEALAKRRKKRNKQPTSDGKNTEDVVVTDKADEEWAKLPFAEIMEALSASGLRAIRYTKEIPLVKHVIANDLSPAAVESIKVNVKHNGLESRVTANHADAIRYMAQQTCQYHVIDLDPYGSAAPFMDSAMQAIRDGGMMLVTCTDLGVLAGNGYPEKCFALYGGSNTGGDSTHEGALRLALHMISTTAAKYGKSIEPLLCLSIDFYIRMFIRVHNSPIQVKKLASSTMLTFKCSQCHSVSLQPLGRVSLNKRGNRRFGLAVGPVVGPHCAFCGSVNHIGGPMWGGPLHNGAFIERILDLQKKADPEIYKTLPRIKGMLTMASREVLAPFYFKTNTVASVLKIPAPSIDTYTSALANLGYSASLTHASANSIKTDAPWEVIWFIGKKLAQHCQKDVSKLGQTTPGFKILTNDIIGQEIDLAALKTEDGHPEMDDFDWLVHANDLSKELAKFRKIKILRFQENPTKYWGPKSRPK, translated from the coding sequence ATGTCTACATCCAACAAATCTTCAGGTGGctccaccaatccaccagCCATGCCGGATAAAGCCGCGTCTTCCACCCCCACCCCCCACCTGGTGGATAACGTCGGCCAGATCGATATTTCTAACTACGACGAGTTGGTAGAAGGCTCGGCGAGGATCTTGTTTCCCAAAAATCAGGTCTTCTACAACCCAGTCCAGCAGTACAATCGGGATTTGAGCTGCCTCGCAATTAAAGCATTTACCGAGATGTATCAGGAAGAAGCACTTGCCAAACGGCGGAAAAAACGCAATAAGCAGCCCACAAGCGATGGCAAGAACACGGAAGATGTCGTGGTGACCGATAAGGCCGACGAGGAGTGGGCAAAGCTGCCGTTTGCCGAAATTATGGAGGCATTGTCGGCTTCTGGCCTCAGAGCTATAAGATACACGAAGGAAATCCCATTAGTGAAGCACGTGATCGCCAACGACTTGAGCCCTGCAGCCGTGGAGTCCATTAAGGTCAACGTGAAGCACAATGGGCTCGAATCTAGAGTCACGGCAAACCATGCAGACGCAATAAGGTACATGGCACAGCAAACATGCCAGTATCACGTGATCGACCTCGATCCGTACGGTTCTGCGGCCCCATTCATGGATTCTGCCATGCAGGCCATCAGGGATGGTGGAATGATGCTTGTCACGTGCACGGATCTCGGGGTTTTGGCCGGAAACGGGTATCCCGAGAAGTGTTTTGCCTTGTATGGAGGATCCAACACTGGAGGAGACTCGACACACGAGGGAGCCCTCAGATTGGCATTGCACATGATTTCCACCACTGCTGCCAAGTACGGCAAGTCGATCGAGCCGCTTTTGTGCTTGTCGATCGATTTCTACATCAGGATGTTCATCAGAGTCCACAATTCCCCGATTCAGGTGAAAAAACTCGCCTCATCCACAATGCTCACATTTAAATGCTCACAGTGCCACTCGGTGTCACTGCAGCCGCTGGGCCGCGTCAGCTTGAACAAAAGAGGAAATCGAAGATTCGGATTGGCCGTGGGACCCGTGGTTGGTCCACATTGTGCATTTTGCGGCTCGGTGAACCACATAGGGGGTCCAATGTGGGGTGGACCGTTGCACAACGGTGCATTTATCGAGCGGATATTGGATCTACAGAAAAAGGCGGACCCGGAAATCTACAAAACGTTGCCAAGAATCAAGGGGATGCTCACCATGGCAAGCCGCGAGGTCTTGGCACCTTTCTACTTTAAGACAAATACCGTTGCATCAGTCCTCAAGATTCCTGCACCTTCCATCGACACGTACACGTCAGCACTTGCCAATTTGGGCTATTCGGCATCTCTCACGCATGCCTCCGCAAATTCAATCAAGACCGATGCTCCCTGGGAGGTTATATGGTTTATTGGCAAGAAACTTGCCCAACACTGCCAGAAGGACGTTTCAAAGCTCGGCCAAACAACTCCGGGCTTCAAAATTCTGACAAACGACATTATTGGACAGGAAATCGACCTCGCTGCACTCAAGACCGAGGACGGACACCCGGAAATGGACGATTTTGATTGGCTGGTACATGCCAACGACCTAAGCAAGGAGTTGGCCAAGTTCcgcaaaatcaaaattcttCGTTTCCAGGAAAACCCAACCAAGTACTGGGGTCCGAAATCCAGACCCAAATGA
- a CDS encoding uncharacterized protein (BUSCO:EOG09262BHE), producing the protein MFQFQISHSLRHALRSGMLSSRNSYRLLETSATATKTGKPATGIVFMNMGGPSTIKETGDFLYNLFSDGDLIPFGRFQPILAKFISRRRTPMIEERYKEIGGGSPIRKWSEYQAEEVCKILDKTMPESAPHKPYVAFRYANPLMPATYEKMLEDGVQRAVAFSQYPQFSYSTTASSINDLYRVAKKVDPEHKITWSTIDRWPQEPFLVETFARHVRDTLQKFPADQRSQVVVLFSAHSLPMSVIQKGDAYPAEVAATVYAVMEKLGFSNPYRLTWQSQVGPMPWLGPQTKDIAKKLLEGDEKPVPGIVVVPIAFTSDHIETLHEVDIEMKEELKHPEKLIRCESLNGDAKFIQGLAGLVRRHLLSGKYYSKQLPLDYTFRKGKDVFEDPGEFFGPRK; encoded by the coding sequence ATGTTTCAATTCCAAATTTCACATTCTTTACGCCATGCTCTGAGATCAGGCATGCTATCATCGAGAAACTCATACAGGCTATTGGAGACATCGGCAACTGCAACTAAGACCGGTAAGCCGGCGACTGGTATTGTCTTCATGAATATGGGAGGTCCATCCACAATTAAAGAGACGGGCGATTTCCTTTACAACTTGTTTTCGGACGGCGACTTGATTCCATTCGGGCGTTTTCAGCCAATATTGGCGAAGTTCATCTCGAGAAGACGTACACCGATGATTGAGGAGAGGTACAAGGAGATCGGAGGTGGTTCTCCCATCAGGAAGTGGTCTGAGTACCAGGCGGAGGAGGTGTGCAAGATTTTGGACAAGACCATGCCGGAATCCGCACCCCACAAGCCATACGTGGCCTTCCGGTATGCCAACCCGCTCATGCCTGCCACTTATGAGAAGATGCTGGAAGATGGAGTACAAAGGGCGGTTGCCTTCTCGCAATATCCACAATTCAGCTATTCGACAACAGCCTCGTCGATAAACGACTTGTACCGCGTGGCGAAGAAGGTGGACCCGGAGCACAAGATCACGTGGTCAACCATAGACAGGTGGCCTCAAGAGCCATTTCTTGTGGAGACGTTTGCCCGGCACGTCAGGGACACTTTGCAAAAGTTCCCTGCGGACCAGCGGAGCCAGGTCGTGGTGCTTTTCAGTGCCCACTCGCTCCCGATGTCGGTCATACAGAAGGGTGACGCGTACCCGGCGGAAGTTGCCGCCACTGTGTACGCCGTGATGGAAAAATTGGGCTTTTCCAACCCTTACAGGCTCACGTGGCAGTCTCAGGTTGGCCCGATGCCATGGCTGGGTCCGCAGACAAAGGACATTGCCAAGAAGCTTCTAGAAGGTGACGAGAAGCCAGTTCCGGGCATAGTTGTGGTTCCAATTGCGTTCACCTCGGACCACATTGAGACTTTGCACGAGGTGGACATCGAGATGAAGGAGGAGTTGAAGCATCCGGAGAAGTTGATCCGGTGTGAGTCGCTCAACGGGGATGCGAAGTTCATCCAGGGGCTTGCCGGGCTCGTCCGGCGGCATCTTCTGAGTGGCAAGTATTACTCGAAGCAGTTGCCTTTGGATTACACTTTTCGCAAGGGCAAGGATGTGTTTGAGGACCCGGGAGAGTTCTTTGGGCCTAGAAAGTAG